In a single window of the Natronosalvus caseinilyticus genome:
- a CDS encoding site-specific integrase, protein MQIDDSGRETKCWLEYPNEIDQLADAAREAGWKRRIAILLMGKVGLRASGVLTANPKGLSYNDNGEYWSLTVRGKNTKDTDGKATRDAYVPTGVKRELENYAKERDIAPSEPYVDVSVDSVRRWVREAAEELTEESERWGDVSSHDLRRSWATYHLVEQEVSPRVMMEIGGWDSYNAIEPYLAKPTPSKIGDELNSIN, encoded by the coding sequence ATGCAGATAGATGACTCAGGCAGAGAAACGAAGTGCTGGTTAGAGTATCCCAATGAGATCGACCAACTTGCTGATGCTGCAAGAGAAGCAGGATGGAAACGACGTATCGCTATCCTGTTGATGGGCAAAGTAGGGCTGCGAGCCAGTGGTGTGCTTACTGCAAACCCCAAAGGACTGTCCTACAACGACAATGGTGAGTACTGGAGTCTCACAGTCAGAGGTAAGAACACCAAAGACACTGATGGAAAAGCCACCAGAGACGCTTACGTTCCAACTGGTGTGAAAAGAGAGTTGGAAAACTACGCCAAGGAGAGGGACATAGCACCATCAGAGCCATACGTCGATGTATCAGTTGACTCTGTTAGAAGGTGGGTCAGAGAAGCAGCAGAGGAGCTTACAGAAGAATCTGAGCGGTGGGGAGACGTATCCAGCCATGACCTTAGACGTAGTTGGGCTACCTACCACTTAGTTGAACAAGAAGTGAGTCCTCGAGTCATGATGGAGATCGGTGGATGGGACAGTTACAATGCGATTGAGCCATACCTTGCTAAACCAACTCCCTCGAAAATCGGAGATGAATTGAACAGCATAAACTGA
- a CDS encoding HNH endonuclease, which translates to MSDNWGDQYADNWNSISEYVKERDHYTCQICGIMGREYGPAELHAHHVHHKSEGGGDHPSNLITLCWKCHNNQHDHYVQPMTERARTNQTPVSAKSSRSSTSKQSWKVSDGPADENLQHIAENVYGSSKNNESKTVTNSSSTNNENPSSKDSVDYFVPLLILLTFSMAIVLFWDINALYLIYQVLFGFFLIWMSLVLASEI; encoded by the coding sequence ATGAGTGATAACTGGGGAGACCAATATGCTGACAATTGGAATAGCATATCTGAATACGTGAAAGAGAGAGACCACTACACCTGCCAAATATGTGGGATAATGGGGCGTGAGTATGGTCCTGCTGAATTACACGCTCATCATGTTCATCACAAAAGCGAAGGTGGCGGAGATCATCCGTCAAATTTGATCACGCTCTGTTGGAAGTGTCATAATAACCAGCACGACCATTATGTGCAACCAATGACTGAAAGAGCACGAACGAATCAAACTCCTGTATCAGCAAAATCATCACGGTCATCCACGTCTAAACAATCATGGAAAGTGAGTGATGGGCCCGCTGATGAAAATTTACAACATATTGCTGAAAATGTTTATGGAAGTTCTAAGAATAATGAGTCTAAAACAGTGACCAACTCTTCCAGTACAAATAACGAAAATCCATCTTCTAAAGACTCTGTTGACTACTTTGTGCCCCTCCTAATCCTCCTTACTTTCTCTATGGCTATTGTACTATTCTGGGATATTAATGCATTATATTTAATTTACCAAGTTTTATTTGGCTTCTTTTTAATATGGATGTCGCTTGTCCTTGCTTCAGAGATTTAA
- a CDS encoding tyrosine-type recombinase/integrase, whose product MAIEDQRHSFDTQRAPDNDRISTDEGTIILIPEPTRERLNTKQQTDYRHHREELIKWMLHLGKDPDKAKGYSFDVVRRRAHDTDVFYRWVWDNYDGYTTTVTTDHADAYTQELAYSDYSESHKSNIQKSLKMFFRWKGDEWEPDISFTGSTGTSPQDYLTRDERQRLREAALQWDSIPAYAAMSPEERQRWKEYLSYRLDRPVSAVQPSDFEEAEGFKYASLICVSLDAGLRPIEVGRATVQWVDIDNAVLRIPKEESSKNRENWIVSLRRSTAELLQNWLEERKLYDRYVDSDQLWMTRHGNPYRSSSLKYVLEKIAEVANISMENRSLTWYSLRHSVGTYMAREEGLAAAQSQLRHQSPRTTFKYDQAPVEDRRNALDRMDSN is encoded by the coding sequence ATGGCGATAGAAGATCAGAGACACTCGTTTGACACTCAACGTGCTCCAGATAACGATAGAATCAGTACTGATGAGGGAACGATCATCCTCATACCTGAGCCAACGAGAGAGCGATTGAACACTAAACAACAAACTGACTACCGACATCACCGTGAAGAACTAATCAAGTGGATGCTCCACCTGGGGAAAGACCCTGATAAAGCGAAGGGATATTCCTTTGACGTTGTGAGACGGCGTGCTCATGATACTGATGTATTCTATCGATGGGTCTGGGATAACTACGATGGATACACTACTACTGTTACGACAGACCATGCAGATGCCTATACACAAGAATTAGCCTACAGTGACTACAGTGAGAGCCACAAGTCAAACATCCAGAAATCTTTGAAGATGTTCTTTCGCTGGAAAGGAGATGAATGGGAACCAGATATCTCCTTTACTGGCTCTACAGGAACCTCACCACAGGATTATCTTACCAGAGATGAACGCCAGAGGCTTAGAGAAGCAGCACTGCAATGGGACTCTATTCCTGCGTATGCAGCTATGTCGCCCGAAGAACGACAACGATGGAAAGAATACCTCTCGTATCGTCTTGATAGACCAGTATCAGCAGTGCAACCCTCTGACTTTGAAGAAGCAGAGGGATTCAAATATGCTTCACTAATCTGTGTCTCACTTGATGCTGGATTACGTCCCATCGAAGTAGGGAGAGCAACAGTCCAATGGGTAGACATAGACAATGCAGTTCTTCGTATCCCAAAAGAAGAATCAAGTAAGAACCGTGAGAACTGGATTGTCTCACTACGTCGATCTACAGCAGAGTTGTTACAGAATTGGCTTGAAGAAAGAAAATTGTATGACAGGTATGTAGATAGTGACCAACTTTGGATGACTCGTCACGGAAACCCCTATAGATCATCGTCTCTCAAATACGTACTCGAAAAGATAGCAGAGGTAGCGAACATTAGTATGGAGAACCGCTCTCTAACATGGTATAGTCTTCGGCACTCTGTAGGAACATATATGGCAAGAGAAGAAGGGCTTGCAGCGGCACAAAGTCAGTTACGGCACCAATCACCTCGCACTACCTTCAAATACGATCAGGCACCTGTGGAGGACCGTAGAAACGCTCTGGACAGAATGGATAGTAACTAG
- a CDS encoding ferritin-like domain-containing protein, whose amino-acid sequence MSHGGVDSHMIENEADLFVRELAELYGIEHRLEAFQSARAGDATSEDLEDFYMGHSEATTEQIDRLERVFEAIGADPERRESSRFEGVVEEREGLIGDTADPTLSDLVDVETGLAIERLEITKLETLLALADRVDLEPEAVEILRTNKQEAENAVDRLQGMASA is encoded by the coding sequence ATGAGCCACGGCGGTGTGGACAGTCACATGATCGAGAACGAGGCCGATCTGTTCGTCAGGGAACTCGCCGAACTGTACGGGATCGAACACCGACTCGAGGCGTTCCAGTCCGCCCGTGCTGGCGACGCAACCAGCGAGGACCTCGAGGACTTCTACATGGGTCACAGCGAGGCCACGACCGAACAGATCGACCGCCTCGAGCGCGTCTTCGAGGCGATCGGTGCCGATCCCGAACGTCGCGAAAGCAGCCGTTTCGAAGGGGTCGTCGAGGAACGAGAGGGACTTATCGGAGACACGGCGGATCCCACGCTGAGCGACCTCGTCGACGTCGAGACCGGACTGGCCATCGAGCGCCTCGAGATTACGAAACTCGAGACGCTGCTCGCGCTCGCGGATCGGGTCGATCTGGAGCCCGAGGCCGTGGAGATTCTGCGGACGAACAAGCAGGAAGCCGAGAACGCGGTCGACCGACTGCAGGGAATGGCGAGCGCGTAG
- a CDS encoding enoyl-CoA hydratase/isomerase family protein: MTETETDAIRLERDDGIATITVDRPERHNAMDETVARTLAETVTQAAEDDAVRCLVLTGTGAVFNTGADLSTFEGDETDAERLEAIATPLHETVSTLVSAPKPVVTGVNGVVAGGGLGLALAGDVVLAAEDARFEYAYPKIGLSGDGGATWLLPRLVGRRTAQRIAFLDEPIDAEEAVELGLATEAVASEEFDDRLEAVASELASGPTKAYAEIKRLFAASSTNGIEAHLEEEQERITDLASTADYAAGLRGFLEKESPTFRGE; the protein is encoded by the coding sequence ATGACCGAGACCGAGACGGACGCGATTCGGCTCGAGCGCGACGACGGAATCGCGACGATCACCGTCGACAGACCGGAGCGTCACAACGCGATGGACGAGACGGTCGCCCGAACGCTCGCCGAGACGGTGACACAGGCCGCGGAAGACGACGCGGTCCGGTGTCTCGTGCTCACTGGTACCGGCGCCGTATTCAACACGGGAGCCGACCTCTCGACGTTCGAGGGCGACGAGACCGATGCCGAGCGCCTCGAGGCCATCGCGACTCCCCTTCACGAAACCGTCTCGACGCTCGTCTCGGCGCCGAAACCGGTCGTGACGGGGGTCAATGGGGTCGTCGCCGGCGGCGGACTTGGACTCGCCCTCGCGGGTGACGTCGTCCTCGCCGCCGAAGACGCCCGGTTCGAGTACGCCTACCCGAAGATCGGCCTCTCGGGCGACGGCGGAGCGACGTGGCTCCTGCCGCGACTCGTCGGTCGGCGGACGGCTCAGCGGATCGCATTCTTGGACGAGCCAATCGACGCCGAGGAGGCCGTCGAACTGGGACTGGCGACTGAAGCCGTCGCGTCCGAGGAATTCGACGACCGCCTCGAGGCCGTCGCCTCGGAACTCGCGAGCGGTCCGACGAAGGCCTACGCGGAGATCAAGCGCCTGTTTGCGGCATCTTCGACGAACGGGATCGAGGCTCACCTCGAGGAGGAACAGGAGCGAATTACCGACCTGGCGTCGACGGCCGACTACGCGGCGGGGTTGCGCGGGTTCCTCGAGAAGGAGTCGCCGACGTTCAGGGGGGAGTGA
- a CDS encoding D-2-hydroxyacid dehydrogenase, with amino-acid sequence MTETDSVRSGEGPSILVLRKGTHGTPIEEYANALRERVSNPDVEITVASTPVEEREAIRDAEIVTGMTIDESLLEHAENLELFACAYAGTGHLPLETLEEMGVTVTNASGVHGPNIGEHVLGAILWFTRRFHVASRRQRRREWRHYQAHELQGSTVTVVGLGAIGRSVCARLEPFGVDVQAVRYTPEKGGPADEIYGFDADDFHDALSRTDYLVLACPLTDETRGLVDAAAFDTLPPNAVVINVARGPVVDTDALVSALRRNGIRGASLDVTDPEPLPEDHPLWTLENVQITPHNSGHTPKYYDRLANIVAGNVERVLESGSYEGLENQVLPRP; translated from the coding sequence ATGACCGAGACGGACAGCGTTCGGAGCGGCGAGGGACCGTCGATACTGGTCCTCCGCAAGGGAACGCACGGAACCCCCATCGAAGAGTACGCGAACGCACTGCGAGAACGCGTTTCGAATCCGGACGTCGAGATTACCGTCGCCAGCACGCCAGTCGAAGAACGGGAGGCGATCCGAGACGCCGAGATCGTCACCGGAATGACGATCGACGAGTCCCTCCTCGAGCACGCCGAGAACCTGGAGCTATTCGCCTGCGCCTACGCGGGTACCGGTCACCTGCCCCTCGAGACCCTTGAGGAGATGGGCGTCACGGTGACGAACGCGTCGGGCGTCCACGGCCCCAACATCGGCGAACACGTCCTGGGGGCGATCCTCTGGTTCACCCGCCGGTTCCACGTCGCGTCCCGCCGCCAGCGTCGCCGCGAGTGGCGCCACTACCAGGCCCACGAACTGCAGGGCTCGACGGTGACGGTCGTCGGCCTCGGTGCGATCGGTCGATCCGTCTGTGCGCGCCTCGAGCCGTTCGGCGTCGACGTCCAGGCCGTCCGCTACACGCCGGAGAAAGGCGGCCCGGCGGACGAAATTTACGGCTTCGACGCGGACGATTTCCACGACGCCCTCTCCCGGACCGACTACCTCGTGTTGGCGTGTCCGCTCACCGACGAGACCCGGGGGCTGGTCGACGCGGCGGCGTTCGACACCCTCCCGCCGAACGCGGTGGTGATCAACGTCGCCCGCGGCCCGGTCGTCGACACCGACGCGCTCGTCTCGGCGCTCCGTCGTAACGGCATCCGCGGGGCCTCGCTGGACGTCACGGATCCCGAACCCCTGCCGGAAGACCACCCGCTGTGGACGCTCGAGAACGTCCAGATCACTCCACACAACTCGGGGCACACACCGAAGTACTACGACCGTCTGGCCAACATCGTCGCCGGAAACGTCGAGCGGGTGCTCGAGTCGGGTTCGTACGAGGGGCTCGAGAACCAGGTGTTGCCCCGGCCGTAG
- a CDS encoding MBL fold metallo-hydrolase: MTVTFDSLRIDWHGYATVRLEGETGTVVYLDPGRYGVLDDVEPKDGDLILVSHDHHYDPDGIRRVAHEDAIVVVHEAVDADDIDRVDEQPEALPYEVERVREDESFVLGPLDLFTTPAYNEPNGPYTRDDGTPYHLEGEGCGFGVTIDGICAFWPGDSDVLPIHERLDVDLLLPPIGGSYTMDRHDVADLAETIRPDLVLPIHYDTFEALETDADAFVLDVARRAVPVVLDE; this comes from the coding sequence ATGACCGTCACGTTCGACTCACTTCGTATCGACTGGCACGGTTACGCGACCGTCCGCCTCGAGGGCGAGACTGGCACCGTCGTCTACCTCGACCCCGGCCGGTACGGCGTCCTCGACGACGTCGAACCGAAAGACGGCGACCTGATTCTCGTGAGCCACGACCATCACTACGACCCCGACGGCATCCGGCGCGTCGCACACGAGGACGCCATCGTCGTGGTCCACGAGGCCGTCGACGCCGACGACATCGACCGCGTCGACGAACAACCCGAGGCCCTTCCCTACGAGGTCGAACGCGTGCGGGAGGACGAGTCGTTCGTCCTCGGCCCGCTCGACCTCTTCACGACGCCCGCGTACAACGAGCCAAACGGCCCGTACACCCGCGACGACGGCACGCCCTACCACCTCGAAGGCGAGGGCTGTGGCTTCGGCGTGACGATCGACGGCATCTGTGCGTTCTGGCCCGGCGACAGTGACGTCCTTCCGATTCACGAGAGACTCGACGTCGACCTCTTGCTCCCGCCGATCGGCGGGAGTTACACGATGGATCGCCACGACGTCGCCGACCTCGCTGAAACGATCCGGCCCGACCTCGTCCTCCCGATCCACTACGACACGTTCGAGGCGCTCGAGACCGACGCCGACGCGTTCGTGCTCGACGTAGCGAGACGTGCGGTTCCGGTCGTTCTCGACGAGTGA
- a CDS encoding DNA topoisomerase IV subunit A: MSTDESQARAQLIDLAAQFYDQFELGEIPHMEVPTRSKSNIELDEEANVWVYGDRTSTRSANSVRGARKLLKAVYTIEFLANQLEEDRSSTLRELYYLSESWDNEEAQFNDQDESNQLVEDLEIVSAVTREDFHMRPEESGATIMGPLYLREQTRRGERDIHCQEDVGEGGYQIPNNPDTIEFLDSDAEFILCVETGGMRDRLVENGFDDEYGALIVHLKGQPARATRRITKRLHDELELPVTVFTDGDPWSYRIFGSVAYGSIKSAHLSEYLATPEAQFIGIQPADIVEYDLPTDPLSDSDVNALENELTDPRFQTDYWKEQIELQLEIGKKAEQQALASRGLDFVTDTYLPERLEEMGVI; encoded by the coding sequence ATGAGCACGGACGAATCACAGGCCAGAGCACAGTTGATCGACCTCGCCGCCCAGTTCTACGACCAGTTCGAACTAGGCGAGATTCCCCACATGGAGGTCCCGACCCGATCGAAGAGCAACATCGAACTCGACGAGGAGGCCAACGTCTGGGTCTACGGCGACCGAACGTCGACCCGGAGTGCGAACTCCGTTCGCGGTGCCCGGAAACTTTTGAAGGCGGTCTACACCATCGAGTTCCTCGCAAACCAGCTCGAGGAGGATCGCTCCTCGACCCTGCGTGAACTCTACTACCTCTCGGAAAGCTGGGACAACGAAGAGGCCCAGTTCAACGATCAGGACGAGTCCAATCAGCTCGTCGAGGACCTCGAAATCGTGAGCGCGGTCACCCGCGAGGACTTTCACATGCGCCCCGAGGAGTCGGGAGCGACGATCATGGGGCCACTGTACTTGCGCGAGCAGACCCGCCGCGGCGAGCGCGACATCCACTGCCAGGAAGACGTCGGCGAGGGCGGCTACCAGATCCCGAACAACCCCGACACGATCGAGTTCCTCGACAGCGATGCCGAGTTCATCCTGTGTGTCGAGACCGGCGGGATGCGCGACCGACTCGTCGAGAACGGCTTCGACGACGAGTACGGCGCGCTCATCGTCCACCTCAAGGGCCAGCCCGCTCGAGCGACCCGTCGAATCACCAAACGGCTCCACGACGAACTCGAGCTTCCGGTGACGGTCTTTACCGACGGCGACCCGTGGTCGTACCGCATCTTCGGCTCGGTCGCCTACGGCTCGATCAAGTCCGCCCACCTCTCTGAGTACCTGGCGACGCCCGAAGCGCAGTTCATCGGCATCCAGCCCGCCGACATCGTCGAGTACGACCTCCCGACCGACCCGCTCTCGGACTCGGACGTCAACGCCCTCGAGAACGAACTCACCGATCCCCGGTTCCAGACCGACTACTGGAAAGAACAGATCGAACTGCAACTCGAGATCGGGAAGAAGGCCGAGCAGCAGGCACTCGCCTCGCGCGGCCTGGACTTCGTGACGGACACGTACCTGCCGGAGCGACTCGAGGAAATGGGCGTCATCTGA